The nucleotide window GAGGGCCCAAGGTGACCTTGACAGCGTCAGCCAAGGTATCAACGCCCGCCTGAATACCCTTGCGGGCTTCCTGGTCAAAAGCAATGAGTTTAGCCATAAAAGGGCCTTCTTACTTTTCGATTACGGCGAGGATGTCACGCTGGGCGAGGATCAAGTACTCCTGGCCCTGGTACTTAATCTCGGTACCGCCGTACTTAGAGAAGATCACAACATCGCCCTCATTGACGTCAACGGGGATACGGTTGCCGGACTCATCGAAGCGGCCGGTGCCGACAGCGATGACGGTAGCTTCCTGAGGCTTTTCCTTAGCGGAATCCGGGATAACCAGACCAGATGCAGTGGTGGTCTCAGCTTCGTTGATCTGGACAAGAATCTTGTCTTCGAGCGGCTTGATATTGACGTTTGCCACGAGTATTCCTCCGTGTGAAAGTTGACTTCGAAAATCAACCACAGCCGTCGTCGCGGGTGAACAACTGGGTCTACTGGCACTCTACCCACGAGAGTGCCAACTTTCAACGCTCCCGCACCGCAGCCTCCACACAGCCAGCACACACCGGCTACACGCTCGGTATCTCCACCTCCAACGAAGGATCCACCCCGACGCTCAGATCGCTAGGCTGCACCCCAACCGCAATCAACTGGCTCGCCAACGCCGCAATCATCACCCCATTATCCGTACACAACTTCAACCTCGGCACCCTCAACTCAATACCAGCCGAACCACACCGATCCTCCGCCAGTTGACGCAAACGAGAATTAGCCGCCACCCCCCCACTGAGCAACAACACCCTCGCCCCCGTATCCACGCACGCCCGCACAGCTTTCTTCGTCAACACATCGCACACAGCCTCCTGGAATGACGCACACACATCATCAACGTTGATCTCCCGCCCCTCCCGCTGAGCAGACTCAACATAACGAGCAACAGCCGTCTTCAAACCCGAAAAAGAAAAGTCGTAAGCCGGATCCGACTTCTTCGACAACCCCCTAGGAAAATCAATAGCCTTACGGTCACCACGCGCCGCATGCTTATCAATCACCGGACCACCGGGATAGCCCAACCCCAGCAAACGCGCCACCTTGTCGTACGCCTCCCCCGCGGCGTCATCAAGCGTCGAACCAAGCTCACGCATCGGCAAGCCCACCCCCGTCACCTCCAACAACTGCGTATGGCCACCCGAGACCAACAACGCAACCGAATCCGGCAACGGCTCACCATCAAGATCAGCCACAGCCACATGCCCACCCAAATGATTCACACCATAAAAAGGAACACCCCACCCCGCAGCATAGGCCTTCGCAGCACTCGCCCCCACCAACAGCGCCCCAGACAAACCAGGCCCCACCGTCGCAGCAACCACATCCGGTCGCTCAATACCCGCCACCTGCAACGCCTCACGCATCACCGGCACAATCGACTCCAAATGCGCCCGCGACGCAATCTCCGGAACCACACCACCAAAACGAGCATGCTGCTCCATCGAAGAAGCAACCACGTCCGCCAACACCTCAACCTGCGGATCCTCCCCCTGAGCAGACGCCGTCACCCGAACAATGCCCACACCAGTCTCATCACAGGAACTCTCCACCCCAAGAACCACCAACGAACCACCCGGCTGCAACAGCGACTCCCCCACCGAAGACTTGGCAGCAGACACAACAGAAGAAACAGGCATAACTCGGGCTCTCTCAATCACAAACGACGACGCGACAAACACGCCCCAACATCACAACAGCAGCTCACACAGCCGCCGGACGAACCATAGTGTACGCATCCGCCCCAGAAGGCTGGTAATAATTCCGACGCACCCCCATGCGCTCAAACCCATAAGACTCATACATCGCAATCGCAGGCCCATTATCCGTACGGACCTCCAAAAACACCGGCCCACCAGCCTGGTCAGCCACCCCCACCAGACAATCCATCATCGCGCGACCAAAACCACGCCGCTGACATCCAGGATCCACCCCAATCGTATGCACCTCAAACTCCGGATCATCCACAGGACCTAAACGCGCCAAACCCGCATACCCCACCAACACACCATCAGCATCCTCCACCCCCACATACACCGTCGACGGATTCCCAAACTCATACAAAAATGCCTGCTCAGACCACGGATCATCCCCCTCAAACAACATCCGCTCTAACTCCGCACAACGCGCAGCATCCCCCACCGTCAACGCACGCAGCACCGCCCCACCACCCAACTGTGCCAACACAGCATCCACGCCCATCACTAACGCATCGCCTTCGGAACCTGCGCATCCGGACGCCTCAGATACAACGGCACAACATCAACCGTCACCCCACCCACAGCAAGCTCCGCCAACGCCGACGCCGACGGGCGCCCAACAACCACCCGGCCCCGCGCACCAACCTTCTGCTCCCACGCACCATCCGGCACACACAACACATCCACGTCCCCCACAATCTCCGCGGGCGGTGAAACCTCCGGCCCCTCAACCAACCTCGGCACCCCACCGCCACACTCATACCGCGCCCAATAACCCTCACGACGCCGCGCATCCGTCACCACAAGCACACTGCGCGCATCCACCACATCCGGCACACCCCGCAACGCATCCACCGCAATCGCATCCAACGACCGCACACCAACACACTCCACCCCCAACGCATCCGCCAACGCCATCGCAGACGCCATCCCCACACGCAACCCCGTGAACGGCCCAGGCCCACAGCCCACAACAACCCCCGCGACGTCATCAAGCTGAACACCAGCCTCAGCCACCACAGCCAACACCGTCGGCACAAGCAACTCATTATGCTGCCGGCAATCCTCGATCTCGCGAGTCGCCAACACCTCAACAACCGGCCCCCGCCCCCCAGGCATGTCGCTCGCGCGCACAAGGCCCACAACTAACACCGGCGTCGACGTATCAATAGTTAAAAACACGCCTAGCAGTCTAGCCGCGTCCCACACGCCTCCACGTAATTAAGCGAGCCTCCGACTCCGGATCCGCCACAACCGCGCTCTCCCGATCGAAAGAAACCAACACATAACTATCCGACAAAGCCTCCACCAAACCCCCACCCCACTCAGCGACAACCACGGCCTCATCCAATTCGCTATCCAAATCCAACGCATCCAACGCACCCCACGGATCCGCACTGGCATCCGAATGCCCCTCAGGGTCCTCCCCAAACAAACGATAAGCATCCACATGCACCAAACTTGGCCCACCAACCAACGAACGATGCTCCCGAGCAATCACAAACGTCGGCGACGTCACACGACCCTTCACCTGCAACCCCTGTGCCACCCCCTGCGTAAACGTCGTCTTACCCGCCCCCAAAGGACCATCCAAAATAATGACGTCGCCCGCCACCAGCTGCGCACCAATCTCACGGCCCAACGCTTGCGTATCCGCCATAGACTCGCACCTACGCGAACGCAACACATGTCGAACCGTACGCCCCTTCGGGCTACACACAAGCTCATACGCAATCGTGCCAACACCACGCGCCAACTGATCAGCCGTCATCTCGCCCCGATCACCGGAGCCAAACACCACAGCCTCATCACCCGGCGCGACCCCATGCGCATTATCCCCCAACCACACCACAATCTGATCCATACACACCCGGCCCACCTGCGGGTAACGACGCCCCGCGATAGTGACCTCTAATGCACCCTGAGCAGCACGAACCAAACCATCCGCATACCCAATAGGAACCACCGCGGTAAAACCATCAGTCGGCGCCACCCACGTCAGCCCATAACTCGTGCCCTCCCCCCGAGCAATCGGTTTCACCACAGTGACACGGCCCGCCCACGACATCGCCGGACGCAACCGCGCCGACAACTCAGTCGGCTCCTCCAAAGGATCAATCCCATACAACGCCACCCCCGGACGAACCATGTCAAAATACGCATCCGGGCGCGACAACACCGCCGGAGAATTCGCAATATGATTCACCGGCACCTCCAAACCACACTCCCGCGCGCACCCAATCGCACGTTCAAACACCGCAATCTGCGCATCCGTCGCAGCCACCGCGGCGTCATCACCCCCATCCGCACAACTGAAATGACTAAACACACCCGTCACACGAACGCGTGGGGCAGCAGCCAACAGCCCAAAACACTCCACCCACTCTGCTTCGTCCACACCCGAACGGTTCAAACCAGTATCAACCTTGACCGTCACCGGCACTTCCCCACCCACAACATCGGCGGCCTCAACCGCCCTGCGTGCGTGCCTCACACTCGGCACACCCAAGGTAATCCCCCGACTCACCGCAGCCTCAACATCCTGCTCCGGCGACCAAATCCAACACAACACCGGCACATCAATACCCGCATCACGCAGCGCATGCGCCTCCGCCAACGTGGCAACCCCCAACTGATCCGCCCCGTTATCAACCATCACCCGAGCAACATCCACCGCCCCATGGTTGTAACCATCGGCCTTGACCACAGCCATCAACTGCGCCCCCCGCTCCCGCGCAGCATCACACAACACACGGGTGTTAGACGCAATAGCATCCAGATTGATCTCGGTATAGGCCATATCCATAGCTAACCATTCTAGGACCCACCACGACGCCACCTCGCAACGATCTCCGCAACAGCCGGGCTGATCGCATCCGCTAACTGGCGCGCATCACATGGAGCATCAAATGATGACGCCGCGAGCGCATGGGCATAGGCAGCCACAGCCACCGACTCCACGCGCGGCTGCGCAGCAACCACAGCAGCCAACACCCCCGACAACACATCCCCCGAGCCCGGGGTCGCCGCCCACGAGGACTGCGAAGGAATAATCAACGCTGGTTGATGATCACCCGGACTAACCACCACCGTGGTATGGCCCTTGAGCAGCACACACGCACCGAATTCCTGCGCCAACGCACGCGCCGCATCCACCCGCGAAACATAATGGGACGGCGAGCTCCCCATGATGCGTTCAAACTCCCCATCATGCGGCGTCAACACAGTCAACAAACCGGCACGATAGCGCTCGCGAAGAACCTCACGCACCGGATCACCACCCGAAGCAATCGCCGTCAACGCATCAGCATCAACCACCACCGAAACATCGCGCTGCAGTACGTCGAGCAGATCCCCCACAGCAGTCGAATTCCCCGGCCCCACAACAACACAATCACTACGCCCCGCCCCAACAACAACACTCGGAAACGCCGACAGCACCTGCTGAGCACACTGCCCCACATAACGAACCATCGACGACGTCGCCCTCACCGCACCCGCAACCGCCAACACCGCAGCCCCCGGATACGCAGAACTACCCGCATACACCGACACCACACCACCGGTGTACTTATTCGACTCCTCCCCCGGAACCGGCCAACAACCCCCATCCACACTAAGCCCCCATGGGAGCTCGCGGCGCAACTGCTCATCAATCCCCAAACCCCTGCACACAACCCGGCCGCAAACCGACCGCCGCAACACATGCACCGGCTTCACACCACCAAAAGTCACTGTACGCTGCGCCACCAACGTCGCCGGATCCACCGCCCCACCCATGGGATCAGCACCAGAAGGAAGATCAACCGCCAACACCGGTGTACCTGCCGCCGCACACCCCGCGACGTCATCAATCACTTCACGCACAGAACCACGCAGCGGCCCCTCCGCACCAATACCCAACAAACCATCAACGATCAGATCAGGACAAAACGCGCCCACGGCGCCCGGCGAATCAAGCCACCGCACACCGGCCCGACGCGCAGCTTCCGCCCCCTGAACATGCACAGAATCCGAGGAAGCAACAACCCTCACCTGCGCACCCCTACGCGCCAGCTCTGCCGCGGCGAACAGGGCGTCCCCACCGTTGTTCCCAGCCCCCACCAAAACCAGCACCCTCGACCCATAAACCCGCCGCGTGGTACTGCAGGAGCGCAACATGTCCGCGGCTTCGACAGCCACGGCAAACGCAGCGGACTGCATAAGGACCAGACCCTGTGCCGCGAGCAAAGGCTGCTCAGCACGACGCACCTGCTGCGGGGTATACACCGGGGTTCCGCACAATCCCTCAGCTGCGGTCTCAGCGCGACCACCAGAGGTCATCCCGGCGCGTGCATGCTGTGCTGGCATCACAACCACTTAGCCCCTACGTCCCCACGGGGCGATCAATCCTGCGGGATGCCCACCATGGTCAAGCAACCAACCGAAGACAGCGACTAGTGGGGCCAACAACACTAATAGCGGAATCCACCACGCCGAGGAACTACCAGCATCGGGGGCAGGCTTTTTCGGGATCTCCTGCTTCGGAGGATCCTGCTTCGGAGGCACTGGCAGCGGCTGAGTAACCACAGGCTCGGAAACTGCCGGTTCAGAAGGTTCGGCGGAGTCGTCTATCCCAAAGCGAATGAGGCTGTAGGACTCACCATCTTTCCACCACTGTTGTTCGTAGCAGTGCTGTGCGGTAATGACCCACTGGGGTGCTACCAGTGCGCCTGCACACTGCTGCATGTGGCCGGGGTCGCCAAGCTCCAGATATGCGGCTGCTTGAGCAAGCGGATCCTCTGCCTGTGCGCGAGGCGCCGGCGGATTAGGGTAATGCAGGTCTGCAGCATGAGCTATTGGCGACACCTGCCCTAACAATGTTGAAGAAACGAGGGAACTCACGATCACCGCAGCCACTGCTGCACGGGATTTCATGATGGTAACGACGCTGTATATCTACTCGACGGTAACGGATTTTGCCAGGTTGCGGGGCTTATCAATGTCTTCGTTACCGCACTGGCGGGCGATTTCTGCAGCGAGGAACTGCAGGGGAACTGTGGCCAACAGCGGCTGCATAATGGTTGAGGATTTAGGCAACCGCACCAACCAGTTTGCGAACGGTTCCACTGCAGTGTCGCCTTCCTCCGCGATGACAATTGTCTTAGCACCACGGGCGCGGATTTCCTGAATGTTGGACACGATTTTGGAATGCAGGGTCTTGACGCCGCGGGGGGAAGGAACAATCACAACCACCGGCAGATCATCCTCAATCAAGGCAATCGGACCATGCTTGAGCTCGCCGGCGGGGAAGCCTTCCGCGTGAATGTACGCGAGCTCCTTGAGCTTGAGCGCACCTTCCAGGGCGACCGGGAAACCTACCCCGCGGCCTAGGAAGAGCATGGTCGGGATGGGACCGAGGTTCTTACCGATCCGCAGGATTTCTTCCTCACAAGTCAGCACCTGTTCAATCTGCGCGGGAATGGACTCCAGGTCGGACCAAATCCGGGCAATCTCATCCGGGTACTTGGTGCCTCGAGCCTGTGCCAACGCCAAACCAATGATGTAGTTAGCTGCGACCTGGGCCAAGAAAGCCTTGGTAGAAGCCACACCAATTTCAGGTCCCGCGTGGGTGTAGAGCACAGCGTCAGCTTCGCGAGGAATCTGCGCCCCGTTGGTGTTGCAGACCGCCAAAACTTTCGCTCCCTGTGCTTTCGCGTGGCGCACGGCTTCCAGCGTATCTGCGGTTTCACCAGACTGTGAGATGGCAACCACTAGGGTGCGAGAATCCAAAATCGGGTCTCGGTAGCGGAACTCGCTAGCCACCTCGATCTCAACTGGGATACGCACCCAGTGCTCGATGGCGTATTTCGCGAGTAGCCCAGAGTGGTAGGCAGAGCCGCAGGCGACAACATAAACCTTGTCGAGGTTTTTCATGTCGGACTCGCTCAGGTTCTGCTCGTCCAGCACCACGCGACCGTCCCGGAAGTGGCCTGCCAATGTGTCACGCACAGCTGCGGGTTGCTCATGAATTTCCTTCATCATGAAGGAGTCGTAGCCACCCTTTTCTGCAGCTGCCAGGTCCCAGTCGATGCGGAAGGGCTTGCCCTGGGCAGGGCTTCCATCAAAATTGAAAATCGCGTAACCATCAGCGGTGATAATCACCATATTGTCCTGGTTAAGCTCGACGGCATCCTTCGTGTATTCGATGAAAGCAGCAACGTCAGAGCCCAAGAACATCTCGTTATCACCCACGCCAACGATCAATGGAGTGGAGCGGCGACCGGCGATGATCTTGTCTGGATGATCAGCATGCATCATCAGCAGCGTGAAAGCACCCTCCAGGCGGCTCAGCACTAGGCGTGCACTGGCCTCAAAATCTCCAGCGGTGTCGCCCTCGTTGTACGCACGGGCGAGCAAGTGAGCAGCTACCTCAGAGTCCGTGTCGGATTTCAACTCAACACCAGCTGCTTCAAGCTCAGCTCGCAGTGGCGCAAAGTTTTCAATGATTCCGTTATGAACAATCGCAGCTTTGTTGTCGAAGCTGACATGCGGGTGCGCGTTGACATCGGTGGGGCGGCCGTGAGTTGCCCAACGAGTGTGGCCGATAGCCGTTGACCCTTGAAGGGTGTCAGCCCCAACCTCCTCGATCAAATCATCCAGGTTAGCGAGCTTGCCGGCGCGTTTGACGACACCCAACCCGCCTTGGCCATCAGCAACCGCGATGCCTGAGGAATCGTAGCCTCGGTATTCCATTCGACGGAGCGCTTCCAGGGCAACATTCAAACCACTACGGTGACCAACATATCCGACAATTCCACACATGCCGCCTATAGTACCTGCCTTCTACTATTGTTATGGGGGTGGCTGAGAATTTGAAGAAGCTCCTAGCGTATCTATCCAAACGCGGACCTGAACGGGTTCTCGTCGGCGACCTTGACTATGCCGGCATTCCCGGCAAGGTATACGCCCCCGCATCCGGTTCAGGGCGTGCCGCAGTAGCCTTCGGGCACGATTGGATGACTGATATTTCGCGCTACCATGCGACGCTGCGCCACCTAGCTAGTTGGGGCATTGTCGTCGCCGCTCCCAATACCGAAAAAGGTATCGCTCCCAACACCCAAGGGTTTGCCTCCGACTTAGAAACCTGCCTGCAGATCCTCGCAGGGGTCAAACTCGGCACCGGTAAAACGACGGTCTCCCCGAACAAGCTAGGCGTCGTAGGCCACGGGATGGGCGGTGGCGCTGCCATCCTCGCAGCCGCGGATCGTCCCGCATTGAAAGCAGTCGTTGCCGCGTATCCGGCTGTGACCACCCCACCGGCAGAAGACATTGCCCGTCTGCTTAACGTTCCCGGTTTGATCATTGGCTCCGCCGAAAACCAACTGCTCGATGCCGGCAACCCGGCAAAGGTCGCACTCAACTACGGCGGCCCCGTGGTTTACCGTGAAATCAAGAAGGCCACATCTATCGGTTTTGCGGAAAACGCGATGTTCAGCGTGGCCATCGGCATGGGCTTGCCCAAAGCCGGTCCCCGAGAAATTGCGCGCGGACTCATCACCGGTTTCTTGCTTCACCAACTCGCCGGGGAAAAGAAATACGCAGGTTTTTCAGACAACGAGGCAAAGGGGAAGGGTTTCGACACCATTCCCCACTCGGACATTGCTTCGCACGCAAGCCTGATTTAAAAGTCTCAACCAAGCCCATATAGCGACGCCCCGCTGTGCTCCACTGCCGGGCGTCGCTGCTTGCGTGGGCGTAGGCCTGGTACTTGGGGTGTGTAGTCTACGGATTCGTTGGGCTCGTGCTCACTCAGCGAATTACTTGCATCTGCGGTTGATCCGCTGGGCGCATGATCAGCTTTCTCACCCACGGCATTCGCCTGCTCAATCGCCTTTTCCACAGCCGCATCAAATTGACGAAGGCGTTCTTCGGCTTGCTGCCTGTAAGAATCTAAAATGCGGGAAAATTCCGGGTTCATGTCCACTGTCCTCCTGTCCGGACGATACCTTTCACAGCTGGTGCAGCTTGGGCGGCCGCGGTTTTCTCTTTCGGATAGTCATACACAGGCTCTTGGGTGGCCTGAGCAGTCACATTCTGCGCCACAGGCTGCGGTGCAGAATCAGCCGGTGCAGACGGGCAGATATCCACGCCCGAGTGCTCAGCCGCTGGCGCCTGGATGGGCTCGGCCGCGGCAACCGCGGGTGCAGCGTGGGGGCCAATCCCCCATGCCTCGAGGGTTTGATTCACCTGGTTAACCACGTGTCCGATTCCCTGCTGGATGTGGCTCACAAGCTCGCCCCCATGAGCAATTGCGTACTGCACGAGCTGACCGATTCCGGCAATAAGCATTCCAATTCCACCGGTGCCAACCACCTTGTGCAACAGGTCGCCGAGTTTAAAGTCCACCCCGAAGATCCGCGCCAACAGTCCCCCTTGCGCACCGGTGCTATCACCATCGCCAGAGTCGTCCGACTGCCCATCATTGGCTCCTTCATCCGCACCCTCGTCGGTGTCCCTAGCGCTGTCTTGATCCTCGTCATGAGCATCAACAGTGGGGGTGCCAGGCTTGGGATCGCATGTGTCGTCAGTGTCGCAATGCGCAGCAGAAGTCTGCACGGGTGTGCGCAAGCCAGTCCGCTCCGATTGCTTCCTCTGTTCTTCAGCCATGTCGCCGCACGCGCACGGTGGGCTGTGCTGGGCGCCAGCGCATGCACACTGTCCCGATGGAGCACTGTCCATTGTTGCCTGCCCCGCTGACTGAGCGGGTGGAGCCTGCTGTGCACCTGCAGCCGCCGGAGCGACGGGCGCCCCACCAACTGGGGTACTCCCGCCACCACCGGTTCCTCCACCACTGCCACCGGCTACCCCACCACCGGACGCAGAGCCGCCCCCGACGGGCTGGGGTGTGTTACATGCGCCTGCTGGTTGCGTAGTTACCTCCTGTACAGCCGGATCATCTGTCTCCAGGACCGCCGGGCATCGCTGCTCGCAGGAGGCTATCGCTTCAACTTTCGCAGTGAGAGCTTCGAGCAATTCGTGCAGAGCAGTGTCGCGATCGGAGGCGGCCCCCAGAAGGATACTGGCCGCTTGGTCGATAAGCCCGGCACCTATCTCAACGACTTGGGCGACCACTGCTGGATGTTTAACCGGGTCAATTACGCTCAGCTTGGCAACCACCCCATCGATCAGGTTTTTAAGTTGGCGCGCGATAAATGCCGTCTGAGCATCCATATCCGCTTCAATCGCATCAATAGTATTCCCTGCATCATTGCTGTCTTTTTCGACTTCATCCGCATCACTGAGACCCTTGAGCACCATCCCAACAATGCCGCCTACGCCCTGGGCAATGAGCTCTCGGCCCGCGATTTGAACGATCGGCCGAAGCAGCGGCCACAGATACTTCGTCGTGCTCATATCCGCAGAGCCGCGGGTGCTTCGCCCGCTTGCACGCAATGCGTTTGTGTCCAGCCCTGCGGTCGACGCGAAACGTTCGGATATTTCCGCAGCGCCCACCGCAGGCCCTCGGTACAGGCCACGAGAGCCCGCATGGAGTGCGTCGACGGACGCGGCGTAATCACGTACTGCTGGGTAACTAGTCATCGTTGCCCCCTGTGTCGAACCAGCGCTGTGCTGATAAGTCCTGTTCTTTCAACTGTTTGACCAGTGAGATTCCTTTCTCGCTAACCCCTGTCATCCATCGCATTTGTCGGTAGTTATTGCGATGAACGCGCATCATCATCCCGTGCAGGGCGATGGCATGGTCCCGAAAGTCCCTTCCCAAGGCCTGCGCAGGTAGGAAGGGTAAGTCCGCATTGTGCGCGGCGAGCTGGGTGCGTGCTTCACGCACAAGCTCATTGAGCAGATCAATAGCGGCATCAATGTCAACGTCCATGTCGTGACCCATGTGTCCCCCTTGCATTGTTGTGCTTAAAATTTTTTCGGTGGTTTTTTCCCCTCACATACTTGGACGTAGAAAAACCCCCGTGGGTTCCACGAGGGTCTAAAATTTTTTTATTGATGACGTCGCGGGGGTTGCGGCGTCCAGGTGACTTTAGACGTCTGCGACGACTGCGGCGAGGCGTCCAGCCACTTTTCGGGCGGTTTCTGCGTCGGCTGCCTCCACCATGACTCGGAATAGCTCCTCAGTTCCAGAGGGGCGCAGCAGCACGCGGCCAGACGATCCCAGCTCACTTTCTGCGGCGGCGATTGCGGCAACTACGCGTTCGTGTTCAGCGATGATCGACTTGTCCGAGATGGGTACGTTAATCAGCACCTGCGGCAACACCATCATGGCTCCGGCGAGAGCCTTGAGGCTCAGTCCCGTTTCGGCCATCCTAGACATCAAGGCAAGCCCGGTCAGAACACCATCACCGGTGGTGCTGTGGTCAGGTAGCACAATGTGGCCTGATTGCTCGCCACCCAGAGAATAACCCCCATCAGTGAGCTCAGCGAGCACATAGCGGTCACCAACGGCCGTGGTGCGCAAGGTAATGCCGGCTTCATCCATAGCGAGCTTAAGTCCCAGGTTGCTCATCACCGTGGCGACGAGTGTGTTCTTGGTCAGCTGGCCATTGTCTTTCATCGCCAGCGCCAAAATCGCCATAATTTGATCCCCGTCAACAACGTTGCCTTCTGCATCCACAGCAAGACAACGGTCGGCGTCACCGTCATGAGCCAAGCCGATATCAGCCCCGTGTTCAACGACGGCACGCTGAGTTTCTTCAATGTAGGTCGAACCACAGTGATCGTTGATGTTATAGGCATTGGGCTCGTGGTGGATTGCCACAACTTCAGCACCTGCAGCACCATACGCCAACGGTGCGATATCTGAAGCCGCACCATTCGCGGCGTCAACAACTACCTTGATGCCATCCAAGTTCGCCGGCATAGACTCCGACAGGTGCTGCAAGTATCGCTCCTGGGCGTCATGGGCTTCCTCAAGGACACGACCGATGCCATGGCCGGTAGGGCCCGTCTCTGGAAGGGAGTGCAACGCGCGCTCAATCTCGTCTTC belongs to Corynebacterium argentoratense DSM 44202 and includes:
- a CDS encoding poly(ethylene terephthalate) hydrolase family protein, with the translated sequence MAENLKKLLAYLSKRGPERVLVGDLDYAGIPGKVYAPASGSGRAAVAFGHDWMTDISRYHATLRHLASWGIVVAAPNTEKGIAPNTQGFASDLETCLQILAGVKLGTGKTTVSPNKLGVVGHGMGGGAAILAAADRPALKAVVAAYPAVTTPPAEDIARLLNVPGLIIGSAENQLLDAGNPAKVALNYGGPVVYREIKKATSIGFAENAMFSVAIGMGLPKAGPREIARGLITGFLLHQLAGEKKYAGFSDNEAKGKGFDTIPHSDIASHASLI
- the glmM gene encoding phosphoglucosamine mutase, with protein sequence MSRLFGTDGVRGLANKALTAELALKLGAAAAHVLTSENRTSKRRPVAIVGRDPRVSGEMLAAALSAGMASRGVDVLRVGVLPTPAVAFLTDDYGADMGVMISASHNPMPDNGIKFFAAGGHKLADEVEDEIERALHSLPETGPTGHGIGRVLEEAHDAQERYLQHLSESMPANLDGIKVVVDAANGAASDIAPLAYGAAGAEVVAIHHEPNAYNINDHCGSTYIEETQRAVVEHGADIGLAHDGDADRCLAVDAEGNVVDGDQIMAILALAMKDNGQLTKNTLVATVMSNLGLKLAMDEAGITLRTTAVGDRYVLAELTDGGYSLGGEQSGHIVLPDHSTTGDGVLTGLALMSRMAETGLSLKALAGAMMVLPQVLINVPISDKSIIAEHERVVAAIAAAESELGSSGRVLLRPSGTEELFRVMVEAADAETARKVAGRLAAVVADV